One Halobacterium zhouii genomic region harbors:
- a CDS encoding DUF192 domain-containing protein, whose protein sequence is MATRVFAVLGLAFLAAVAFVTVGLTPDTGATVVVETDSDEHVVDVMVADDSRERYTGLSDTESLGPNEGMLFVYPEAGNHTYVMRSMSFPIDIVYIGADGNITSIHHAPVEADNQNLTGYSGYGKWVLEVPYNWTVEHGVEVGDEVRIERQQNETTG, encoded by the coding sequence ATGGCGACGCGCGTGTTCGCGGTGCTCGGCCTCGCGTTCCTCGCAGCGGTGGCGTTCGTCACGGTCGGACTGACGCCAGACACGGGAGCGACAGTCGTCGTAGAAACCGACAGCGACGAACACGTCGTGGACGTGATGGTCGCGGACGACTCCCGGGAGCGCTACACGGGGCTGAGCGACACGGAGTCACTCGGGCCGAACGAGGGGATGTTGTTCGTCTACCCCGAAGCCGGGAATCACACGTACGTGATGCGCTCGATGTCGTTCCCCATCGACATCGTCTACATCGGGGCGGACGGCAACATCACGTCGATCCACCACGCGCCCGTGGAGGCGGACAACCAGAATCTGACGGGGTACTCGGGGTACGGGAAGTGGGTGCTGGAGGTGCCGTACAACTGGACGGTCGAGCACGGCGTCGAGGTCGGTGACGAAGTGCGCATCGAGAGACAGCAGAACGAAACGACCGGGTGA